From a single Fulvivirga ulvae genomic region:
- a CDS encoding response regulator transcription factor — MNYFRSRIVIVEDNDAVREGFSLIINSVSNYYVVNAYDNAEDCIKNLKKDKPEIILMDLELPGINGIEAIALIKKQNPGIELIVNTIYENSDLVFQALCAGASGYITKNTSHTELLDAIDEVIQGGAPMSSKIAKLVVNSFQKNPNSPLSGRETEVLELLAKGKSYSMIAQELFITKETAKSHIKNIYSKLQVNSKSEAIAKATKEKLI; from the coding sequence ATGAATTACTTCAGGTCAAGAATTGTAATCGTTGAAGACAACGATGCGGTAAGGGAGGGGTTTTCCTTGATTATTAATAGCGTAAGCAACTACTATGTTGTAAATGCCTATGATAATGCAGAGGACTGCATTAAGAATTTAAAAAAAGATAAGCCGGAAATTATTCTGATGGACCTGGAGTTACCAGGCATCAATGGGATTGAAGCCATTGCCCTGATCAAGAAACAGAATCCCGGCATTGAGCTGATCGTTAACACCATTTATGAAAACAGCGATTTGGTTTTTCAGGCTTTATGCGCCGGAGCCTCCGGGTATATTACCAAAAACACCAGTCATACCGAATTGCTGGATGCTATAGACGAGGTAATTCAGGGAGGGGCACCCATGAGCAGTAAAATAGCCAAGCTGGTCGTTAATTCATTTCAGAAAAATCCAAATTCTCCACTTTCAGGTCGTGAAACCGAAGTGCTTGAGCTGCTGGCCAAAGGTAAAAGTTATAGCATGATAGCCCAGGAACTGTTTATTACCAAAGAGACGGCCAAATCGCATATAAAAAATATATATTCCAAGCTTCAGGTGAACAGCAAGTCCGAAGCTATAGCCAAAGCCACCAAGGAAAAATTAATTTAA
- a CDS encoding ligand-binding sensor domain-containing protein, which translates to MVRHILRYILMLCLLVRGYTGYSQSYNFINYGISDGLAHEKVLDFCEDKFGNLWIATLGGGLSKFNGLTFQNLTIRDGLASNYVRDVMVDSRGNVWAATAVGISRYDGKQVRNFEIADNNDRENSVNVIYEDGTGNIWFSAPTGGIGRIDSKTEQIETFNIPNSTPNDKVIAITEDKKGKLWFISAIKGLFAYDGKSFVNYVNNSEFKGYLLSVCADDNGVLWLGSNKGLLRFDPDQPGIISDFFPPLKGVFIKSAIVKDTSNFWSVSAYGIMQYDQGKVRTFSSQQGFTNLVVNNIYRDREGIIWAGTDGDGIYKLSNEIFVHYGREHGLHNYFITSILQDYHGKYWISSYGGGVDVFDGKSFSNLSTADGLSNAYIWASTLDKQGNVWLGTKGSGLIRFDGENYTYLNMDDGLVYNSIRCLFSDSQNNLWIGTANGLSRFDGKTFHNYNIDNGLYDNTIWSISEPVEGKIMIVTRGGFSYFMEGKMSKGFNDGNVFDKRINVALEDTYGNYWIGYSGHGLLRISKDRENYELLTTDNGLTSDLIYNLIFDNEGNLIVGMERGVDKLFLTGENQIKRIKNYGKTEGFKNIKTTHNAVYKDEEGNIWFGAPDGVFKFQPHKEFPNQVEPVTYISGVKLFYQEVNWDNYADSTSSWHNLPIDLKLPYNENNLVIEYFASSLNNQPEVTYKFRLLGLEKEWSPLTAKSEAVYTNLSPGEYTFEVLASNSDGVWNQHPATFKFEIVPPFWQEPWFFILLVVLIIAGIKLFNDYRIRANLNKILTVERIRAEELVKVRKRMARDFHDNMGNQLASITVFANLISLKLKDKSAEIDELLKNIEKHTKSLFNGTKDFIWSIDPESDNLGEIFTYIKDFGEDLFNNTNISFFSKADDLTGRNLPLPSGWSRQIVLIFKEAMTNALKHSNGDEVHLDLNLVKNEFVITFKDNGVGLDHERLGKGHGFKNMRSRASQISCTVEVESKVRNYGTIIRFRGSIQSEPKEREIKIY; encoded by the coding sequence GTGGTTCGTCATATTCTTCGATATATTCTTATGCTATGCCTGTTGGTGAGGGGCTACACGGGCTATAGCCAGTCATACAATTTTATCAACTATGGAATCTCCGACGGTCTTGCGCATGAGAAGGTGCTCGACTTCTGTGAAGATAAGTTTGGGAACCTCTGGATAGCTACACTTGGCGGCGGGCTTTCAAAATTTAACGGTCTTACCTTTCAAAACCTGACTATTCGTGACGGGTTGGCCAGCAACTATGTAAGAGATGTAATGGTGGATAGCCGAGGCAATGTATGGGCAGCCACCGCTGTGGGTATATCAAGATACGATGGTAAGCAGGTTCGTAATTTTGAAATAGCTGATAATAATGACAGGGAAAATTCGGTCAATGTTATTTATGAAGACGGGACCGGCAATATCTGGTTTTCAGCGCCAACAGGAGGAATAGGGAGGATAGATTCAAAAACGGAGCAGATCGAGACTTTTAATATTCCCAACAGCACTCCCAATGACAAGGTTATAGCTATAACCGAAGATAAGAAAGGTAAACTTTGGTTTATTTCTGCTATTAAAGGGCTTTTTGCATATGATGGTAAGAGCTTTGTTAATTATGTCAACAATTCAGAATTTAAAGGCTACCTGCTTTCTGTTTGTGCAGATGACAATGGAGTACTTTGGCTGGGCTCTAATAAGGGACTTTTGCGGTTTGACCCGGATCAACCTGGGATTATCAGTGATTTCTTCCCACCACTTAAGGGCGTTTTTATAAAATCTGCAATTGTAAAAGACACCTCAAACTTCTGGAGCGTTTCTGCCTATGGCATCATGCAGTATGATCAAGGTAAGGTGCGTACCTTTAGTTCGCAGCAAGGTTTCACCAATCTGGTCGTCAATAATATATACCGTGACCGTGAAGGTATAATATGGGCTGGCACGGATGGTGACGGAATATACAAACTTTCCAACGAAATTTTTGTCCATTACGGTCGGGAACATGGACTTCACAATTATTTCATTACTTCAATATTGCAGGATTATCACGGTAAGTACTGGATCAGCTCCTACGGAGGAGGGGTTGATGTTTTTGATGGAAAGAGCTTTAGCAACCTGAGCACTGCGGATGGTTTAAGCAATGCTTACATATGGGCAAGTACACTCGACAAGCAGGGTAATGTGTGGCTTGGTACCAAAGGCTCAGGCTTGATCCGGTTCGACGGCGAAAATTATACTTACCTGAATATGGATGACGGGCTGGTCTATAATTCCATCAGATGTCTTTTTAGTGATAGTCAGAATAATCTTTGGATTGGTACGGCCAATGGCTTAAGCCGGTTTGATGGTAAAACATTCCATAATTACAATATAGATAACGGCTTATACGACAACACCATCTGGAGCATTTCGGAGCCGGTAGAAGGTAAAATAATGATCGTTACACGCGGAGGGTTCAGTTATTTTATGGAAGGCAAAATGAGTAAAGGCTTCAATGATGGAAATGTCTTTGATAAGAGAATAAATGTGGCCCTCGAAGATACTTATGGCAATTACTGGATAGGTTACTCCGGCCATGGGCTGCTCAGAATAAGCAAAGACAGGGAGAACTATGAACTGCTGACCACTGACAATGGCCTGACGTCTGACCTGATCTATAACCTTATCTTTGATAATGAAGGAAACCTGATCGTAGGCATGGAGCGGGGGGTAGACAAGCTATTCCTTACCGGTGAGAATCAGATAAAAAGAATAAAGAACTACGGTAAAACTGAGGGGTTTAAGAATATTAAGACCACGCATAATGCAGTGTATAAGGATGAGGAGGGCAACATCTGGTTTGGAGCTCCTGATGGCGTCTTTAAGTTTCAGCCCCACAAGGAATTTCCCAACCAGGTAGAGCCGGTCACCTATATTTCAGGAGTGAAGCTCTTCTACCAGGAAGTAAACTGGGATAATTATGCCGATAGTACGTCAAGCTGGCATAACCTGCCCATTGACCTGAAACTGCCTTACAATGAAAACAACCTGGTAATCGAATACTTTGCGAGTAGCCTCAATAACCAGCCGGAAGTTACCTATAAGTTCAGATTACTTGGGCTGGAAAAAGAGTGGAGCCCGCTGACCGCAAAATCAGAGGCTGTTTACACCAATTTATCTCCGGGCGAGTATACGTTCGAGGTTTTGGCCTCCAACAGCGATGGTGTATGGAATCAGCATCCGGCAACTTTCAAGTTTGAGATAGTGCCACCATTCTGGCAAGAGCCCTGGTTTTTTATTTTACTCGTCGTGTTGATCATAGCAGGGATCAAGCTGTTTAACGATTACAGGATAAGGGCCAACCTCAATAAAATACTAACAGTTGAGCGTATACGGGCTGAGGAGCTGGTGAAGGTAAGAAAGCGCATGGCGAGGGATTTTCATGACAATATGGGTAATCAGCTGGCTAGCATTACCGTATTTGCGAACCTGATCAGTCTGAAGTTAAAAGATAAGTCAGCAGAAATTGATGAATTGCTTAAGAACATTGAAAAACATACCAAATCTCTTTTTAATGGTACCAAAGACTTTATTTGGTCCATTGATCCCGAGAGTGATAATTTAGGTGAGATTTTTACATATATTAAAGATTTTGGCGAAGACCTCTTTAATAATACCAATATTTCCTTTTTCTCTAAAGCGGATGATCTAACCGGGAGAAACCTGCCTTTGCCTTCAGGGTGGAGCAGGCAGATCGTTCTAATTTTTAAAGAAGCTATGACGAATGCTTTGAAGCATTCAAACGGTGACGAAGTCCATCTGGATTTAAACCTTGTCAAAAATGAATTCGTTATAACCTTTAAAGATAATGGTGTCGGCCTTGACCATGAGAGGTTGGGGAAGGGGCATGGCTTTAAAAACATGCGTTCCCGCGCTTCGCAGATAAGCTGTACGGTAGAAGTGGAAAGCAAAGTCCGGAATTATGGTACGATTATACGCTTTAGAGGAAGTATTCAATCAGAACCCAAAGAACGAGAAATTAAGATTTACTAA
- a CDS encoding SusD/RagB family nutrient-binding outer membrane lipoprotein produces the protein MKKLFNRYMRVVVCAVLLLFSFSCNDYFDINTDPNNPTTAPLNQLLTNSQLNIVNSVGLSNGGLTSHLGVFMHQVTRRATPDQYGTQGSDFAITTSWQAFYDIALEDIRYMIETGTESGDLQYVGIAKILKAYTYSVLVDVWGDVPFSEANSMPDIRFPAFDDDAVIYPQIIALLNEGMADMANTEAENQNVPGSDDLIYGGDIDLWRKAAKTIKLKLLNQVRGVNVIPDAEAQIVALINEDDLIASQDEDFEMWYGVSTSPDNRHPAFITDYASATKTYYISIWLYQIMTGQNPDIFTGIQDPREPYYIYNQLAPGASPQNPWEYLDGQFLSIHFGSTHPNQAQNQDRSSSVLGLYPAGGKYDDGAGGAVTLNTGAGDVPERILPYYSRLFIEAELALDGVIAKDPKQLLEDAMIAAFAKVNQIVDNTSSSQTIPNISDADRDAYITAVLTQYDNAGSDDRRLEIILTEKWLASFGNSIDQYNDYRRRGYPVLFDPNNDTGPFAATTISARNFLVSLPWRDQDLNLNPNSPEQKNPTTYKVFWDAN, from the coding sequence ATGAAAAAATTATTCAATAGATATATGCGGGTTGTAGTTTGTGCGGTCTTGTTGCTCTTCTCATTTAGTTGTAACGACTATTTTGATATCAATACAGACCCGAATAACCCTACAACTGCTCCGCTAAACCAATTACTGACTAATTCACAGTTGAACATTGTCAATTCCGTGGGGCTTTCTAACGGAGGTCTTACCTCTCACCTGGGAGTGTTCATGCATCAGGTTACCCGCAGAGCGACCCCTGACCAGTATGGTACGCAGGGTAGTGACTTTGCCATCACCACTTCATGGCAGGCATTTTACGACATTGCCCTTGAAGATATCCGGTACATGATTGAGACAGGTACGGAGAGTGGCGATTTGCAATATGTAGGCATAGCCAAAATATTAAAAGCTTATACCTACAGTGTACTTGTGGATGTATGGGGCGATGTACCTTTTAGTGAGGCCAATAGCATGCCGGATATTCGGTTTCCTGCATTTGACGATGATGCGGTAATATACCCTCAGATTATAGCCTTGCTGAACGAGGGGATGGCTGACATGGCCAATACAGAAGCTGAAAACCAAAATGTACCTGGTTCGGATGACCTGATCTACGGAGGTGATATTGATTTATGGAGAAAGGCTGCAAAAACCATTAAGTTGAAACTTCTTAACCAGGTGAGAGGTGTAAATGTTATACCAGATGCAGAAGCCCAAATTGTGGCACTGATTAATGAAGACGATCTGATCGCGAGTCAGGATGAGGACTTTGAGATGTGGTATGGAGTTTCAACCAGTCCTGATAACAGGCATCCTGCATTTATAACAGACTATGCCAGTGCTACTAAAACTTATTACATCAGCATTTGGCTATACCAGATCATGACAGGGCAGAACCCCGACATATTTACGGGTATTCAGGATCCGAGAGAGCCATACTATATCTATAACCAGCTGGCCCCGGGAGCATCTCCGCAGAATCCGTGGGAGTATTTAGACGGTCAGTTCCTGTCCATACATTTTGGTTCCACGCACCCTAATCAGGCTCAGAATCAGGACAGGTCCAGTTCCGTGCTTGGCCTGTATCCTGCCGGTGGCAAATATGACGATGGAGCAGGAGGAGCAGTGACGTTAAATACCGGGGCAGGTGATGTACCTGAAAGAATATTGCCTTATTACAGCCGCCTGTTTATAGAAGCAGAACTGGCGCTTGACGGGGTGATTGCCAAAGATCCGAAGCAATTACTGGAAGATGCTATGATCGCGGCTTTTGCCAAGGTAAATCAGATTGTGGATAACACTTCTAGTAGTCAGACGATCCCTAACATATCAGATGCCGACCGGGATGCCTACATAACTGCTGTTTTAACACAATATGATAATGCAGGTAGCGATGACAGAAGACTGGAGATCATTTTGACTGAAAAATGGCTGGCGAGTTTTGGTAATTCCATCGATCAGTACAACGACTACAGAAGAAGGGGCTACCCGGTGCTATTTGATCCCAATAATGATACAGGGCCTTTTGCGGCTACGACCATTTCTGCTAGAAATTTCCTGGTTTCGTTGCCCTGGAGAGATCAGGACCTGAACCTGAACCCTAATTCGCCTGAGCAGAAGAATCCTACTACATACAAAGTGTTTTGGGATGCTAATTGA
- a CDS encoding SusC/RagA family TonB-linked outer membrane protein, with protein sequence MKKFLLISFMLVLILGHYESQAQERSITGKVTSVDEGQPLPGVNVVLKGTTTGTVTDIEGNYKLNVPQEGGVLVFSFIGLESQEMQIGSRAVIDVQMASDVTQLSEVVVTAVGIERSKKSLGYSVENVGSEQIQQKSEPDVLKALQGKIPGVQISGSSGSPGSATRITIRGASSFLGNNQPLFVVDGIPYNDTQFDTNNQLTGGAAYANGLAQLDPNNIASISVLKGAAAAALYGSRAANGVIVVTTKSGSARASRKGLEITVSSSFALEEIANLPDYQNTYGNGAEFLYSNSNGSWGPAFASLDSFPTWGNYLNAFPDMPANLPYVAQPDNVKDLFETGTIYDNSISIVGGNEKATLSAVVSHMTQDGYIPFSSFDRSNLSIGGNAQLDNRVIIGGNLSYTRTEQHGPIFGAAAADPTAASSFARTLWLGRTWDTSLPYENPQGGSVFYNTLAVDHPLWSWKHNGLTANVNRLAANFNVAYDITDWLTASFKVGTNTFNDRRQQVWDIGSNAFSGTGAILDDDIFFEEIETNFLLTFQKDLNEDFDIKAIVGHNSNQRTIDRQSTLGTTIVSPGIYDIDNTNTLVPNGGTYSKRRLMGVFGEVNVGYRDFLFLNMTGRNDWSSTLPVESRSFFYPSASLSFIFTEGFDINSTVLTNGKLRASWAKVGNDAGPYSLTNTFSVNLGNNTGVIGSVNQNDLPFLGQPGITQSNVASDPDLTPEFTKEWELGTSLAFFEDRINLDVTYYKRNSTDQIANVTLPSASGFEQLITNFGDLENKGWEIGLGLVPVKLGNGFKWETYTTFTKNESKVLALSDGVERINIRNLFGGGVRPILEVGQPYGALYGSVSARDDEGNFLIDPRTGILFPSLENNGLGIIGDPNPDFTMGFINTFSFKGITLQALIDYRHGGDMYTTTVERLLGRGVTKDTEDRESSRIIPGFYGDPNTGQPLLDESGNKIPNTTQITTNDLFFSNGGSQQSFGINGADEMSVYDGTVIRLREVSLGYQLPKKLLEKTPFGSASITFTGRNLWYNAPNIPEYTNFDPEVNGFGSTNTQGIEYASAPQSKRYGVNLKFTF encoded by the coding sequence ATGAAGAAGTTTTTACTCATTAGTTTCATGCTCGTCCTGATACTCGGCCACTATGAGTCTCAGGCGCAGGAACGATCAATCACGGGTAAGGTGACCTCAGTAGATGAGGGACAGCCTCTGCCCGGTGTAAACGTGGTGCTGAAGGGAACCACGACAGGAACAGTTACCGATATTGAGGGTAACTATAAGCTCAATGTCCCTCAGGAGGGAGGGGTACTGGTCTTTTCTTTCATTGGTTTGGAATCACAGGAAATGCAGATTGGTTCACGGGCCGTGATCGATGTGCAAATGGCATCGGATGTAACGCAGCTTAGCGAAGTCGTGGTAACGGCCGTGGGTATTGAGAGAAGCAAAAAATCATTGGGCTACTCAGTAGAAAACGTTGGTTCGGAGCAAATCCAGCAAAAATCAGAGCCTGATGTGCTGAAAGCTTTGCAGGGCAAGATACCCGGTGTTCAGATTTCGGGGTCTTCAGGGTCGCCCGGTAGTGCTACAAGGATCACTATTCGAGGCGCTTCGTCATTCCTGGGCAATAACCAGCCACTATTTGTGGTAGATGGTATTCCTTATAACGACACGCAGTTTGATACCAACAACCAGCTAACCGGTGGCGCTGCCTATGCCAATGGCCTGGCACAACTGGACCCTAATAACATTGCCTCCATATCGGTATTAAAAGGAGCCGCTGCAGCTGCTTTATATGGTTCAAGAGCCGCAAACGGTGTTATCGTCGTTACTACAAAATCAGGAAGCGCGAGGGCATCAAGAAAAGGATTGGAGATAACGGTTTCTTCCTCTTTTGCATTGGAAGAGATTGCCAACCTTCCTGATTATCAGAATACTTATGGAAACGGTGCTGAGTTTTTATATTCAAACTCAAATGGTTCATGGGGGCCTGCTTTTGCTTCTCTGGATTCGTTCCCTACATGGGGAAACTATTTAAATGCCTTCCCGGATATGCCTGCAAATTTGCCATATGTGGCTCAGCCGGATAATGTTAAGGACCTCTTCGAAACCGGTACTATCTATGACAACTCCATAAGTATAGTAGGTGGTAATGAGAAGGCTACATTATCTGCTGTTGTTTCCCATATGACCCAGGATGGTTACATTCCGTTTTCTTCTTTTGACAGAAGCAACCTCAGTATAGGGGGTAATGCGCAGTTGGATAACCGGGTGATTATCGGTGGTAACCTGTCGTACACCCGTACGGAGCAGCATGGACCTATATTCGGTGCTGCAGCAGCAGACCCTACTGCTGCCTCTTCTTTTGCCAGAACGCTATGGTTGGGAAGAACATGGGATACCAGCCTGCCTTATGAAAACCCTCAGGGAGGATCAGTATTTTACAATACACTTGCTGTTGACCACCCGCTGTGGTCATGGAAGCATAATGGGCTCACGGCAAACGTAAACAGGCTCGCAGCCAATTTCAATGTAGCCTATGATATTACCGACTGGCTCACAGCCTCATTTAAGGTTGGAACCAACACCTTCAATGACAGAAGACAACAGGTATGGGATATCGGTTCCAACGCTTTCAGTGGTACGGGAGCCATACTGGACGATGATATATTCTTTGAAGAAATCGAGACTAACTTCCTTCTTACTTTCCAGAAGGACCTTAATGAAGACTTTGATATTAAGGCCATAGTAGGACACAACTCCAACCAAAGAACTATCGACAGACAATCTACTTTAGGTACTACTATCGTTTCGCCCGGTATTTACGATATCGATAATACCAATACGCTGGTGCCTAATGGGGGTACATATTCCAAGCGAAGGCTTATGGGTGTTTTCGGAGAGGTGAATGTTGGCTACAGGGACTTCCTGTTTTTGAATATGACGGGTAGGAACGACTGGTCATCCACGCTGCCTGTTGAGAGCAGAAGCTTCTTTTACCCAAGTGCTTCATTATCATTCATTTTTACCGAAGGGTTTGATATCAACAGTACGGTACTTACCAATGGTAAGCTGAGAGCCAGCTGGGCCAAGGTAGGTAACGATGCAGGCCCATATTCATTAACAAATACTTTCTCCGTAAACCTGGGCAATAACACGGGCGTGATCGGCTCTGTTAATCAAAATGATCTTCCATTCTTGGGTCAACCCGGTATTACTCAAAGCAATGTGGCATCAGACCCTGATCTGACACCGGAATTTACCAAGGAGTGGGAGCTGGGTACCAGCCTGGCATTTTTTGAAGACCGCATCAATCTTGATGTTACGTATTACAAAAGAAACTCCACGGATCAGATCGCCAATGTAACGTTACCTTCAGCTTCCGGTTTTGAACAGTTGATCACAAACTTTGGTGATCTCGAAAACAAAGGATGGGAAATCGGATTAGGTTTGGTGCCCGTTAAGCTTGGTAATGGATTTAAATGGGAAACCTATACCACTTTTACGAAAAACGAGAGTAAAGTACTGGCATTGTCAGATGGAGTGGAGCGGATCAATATCCGAAATCTGTTTGGAGGAGGTGTGAGACCAATTCTTGAAGTAGGGCAGCCCTATGGAGCACTTTATGGTTCGGTATCAGCGAGAGATGATGAAGGTAATTTCCTGATTGACCCACGAACAGGTATCTTATTTCCAAGCCTTGAAAACAACGGTTTAGGTATCATTGGTGACCCCAACCCCGATTTTACGATGGGTTTCATTAATACCTTTAGTTTCAAAGGCATTACACTACAAGCTCTGATTGATTACAGGCACGGTGGCGATATGTATACCACTACAGTTGAGCGTTTGCTGGGTAGAGGTGTGACCAAGGATACAGAAGACAGAGAGTCCTCAAGGATTATCCCCGGATTCTACGGAGACCCGAATACAGGTCAGCCGTTGCTGGATGAGAGTGGAAATAAAATACCCAACACCACGCAAATCACAACTAACGACCTGTTTTTCTCTAATGGAGGCTCTCAGCAGTCGTTTGGTATTAATGGAGCGGATGAAATGTCAGTATATGATGGTACCGTTATCCGTTTGAGAGAAGTAAGCCTGGGATATCAATTGCCTAAAAAGCTTTTGGAGAAGACTCCTTTCGGAAGTGCTTCAATAACATTTACAGGCAGAAACCTCTGGTATAATGCCCCCAACATCCCTGAGTATACCAATTTCGATCCTGAAGTTAACGGCTTCGGTTCTACCAACACACAAGGTATAGAGTATGCTTCAGCTCCTCAGTCCAAGCGATACGGAGTAAACTTAAAGTTCACATTCTAA